The genomic interval CTGGCCCTGCGCCGCGCGCTGTTCGCCGAAATCGGCGGCATGGACGAAACCCTCGCAGTGGCCTTCAACGACGTCGACCTGTGCCTGCGCCTGCACGCGCGCGGCTACCGCAACGTGTGGACACCGCATGCCGAGCTGTATCACCACGAGTCGGCTTCGCGTGGGCCGGAGGACACCAGCGAGAAGCGTTCGCGCTTCTTCGACGAGGTCGCGATCATGCGCCGCCGCTGGGGCGACTTCCTGCTGAACGACCCGGCCTACAACCCCAACCTGTCGCTGGAAAGTCTGAA from Salifodinibacter halophilus carries:
- a CDS encoding glycosyltransferase family 2 protein translates to LALRRALFAEIGGMDETLAVAFNDVDLCLRLHARGYRNVWTPHAELYHHESASRGPEDTSEKRSRFFDEVAIMRRRWGDFLLNDPAYNPNLSLESL